In Mercenaria mercenaria strain notata chromosome 13, MADL_Memer_1, whole genome shotgun sequence, a single window of DNA contains:
- the LOC123529012 gene encoding uncharacterized protein LOC123529012 isoform X2, with product MFNNSDIVSVALESPGTFLAVPLQMEDTEPEEAEVAEVAEATLDTENNQVKFKKTGKDGNAATGKEACLNCAKLEEKLRRIQEDSSRLLNDTIRSYAKTTEELKSKIRSLVAHNEHVEELYTQTKQRSDAITATMADVFESKGELENVNDEFSNTKLAKRFEGIYNYSWTSLTEWFDDNIAELDELNRIKHLTALMKKAYEICASIADNEIRVFLVIKEWEPIPSSRDDPLLYKVRRCHGQTERKRDIVKKNVWQMLRKEHSVKQLLRGEQNGNCSTGIAKLEDFFNEFVDTCWLIAISHPKLLLNFDVLGKMYEGSIKDRFRRYSCQDTVKDMSKVKDTILEVVWPCVELEDGSGIHAKGDIIVVEEGSAE from the exons ATGTTTAATAATAGTGACATAGTCAGTGTAGCTTTGGAGAGCCCGGGTACTTTTTTAGCCGTCCCTTTACAAATGGAGGATACAG AACCAGAGGAAGCTGAAGTAGCAGAAGTAGCAGAAGCAACTCTCGATACTGAAAACAatcaagtcaaattcaagaaaacTGGAAAAGATGGGAACGC AGCGACTGGGAAAGAGGCATGCTTGAACTGTGCTAAATTGGAG GAAAAACTACGAAGAATCCAAGAAGACAGTAGTCGACTTCTTAATGACACAATACGTTCTTACGCCAAAACTACTGAAGAACTTAAGAGCAAAATCAGATCACTTGTTGCACACAATGAACATGTTGAGGAACTTTACACACAGACAAAGCAGAG GTCAGATGCTATAACTGCGACAATGGCTGATGTGTTTGAAAGTAAAGGAGAACTGGAAAATGTCAACGATGAGTTTTCTAACACTAAACTGGCAAAGAGATTTGAAGGAATCTACAATTATTCATGGACATCGCTTACAGAGTGGTTTGATGATAATATTGCCGAGTTAGACGAGCTAAATAGAATTAAGCATCTAACGGCGCTAATGAAG AAAGCTTATGAAATATGTGCAAGCATAGCTGACAACGAAATTCGAGTGTTTTTGGTAATCAAAGAATGGGAACCAATTCCTTCTTCACGTGAC GATCCGTTACTATATAAAGTAAGAAGATGTCATGGACAAACGGAGAGAAAAAGGGATATTGTTAAAAAG AATGTATGGCAAATGCTTCGAAAGGAACATAGCGTGAAGCAGTTGCTTCGTGGGGAGCAAAATGGAAATTGTTCGACGGGTATCGCCAAATTAGAAGACTTTTTTAACGAATTCGTCGACACTTGTTGGCTTATAGCAATTTCACATCCAAAACTCCTTCTAAACTTTGACGTATTGGGAAAGATGTATGAAGGAAGTATAAAGGATCGGTTTAGACGATATTCTTGTCAAGATACTGTGAAagatatgtcaaaggtcaaggatacTATATTAGAAGTCGTGTGGCCTTGTGTTGAACTTGAAGACGGGTCCGGGATACATGCCAAAGGAGATATAATTGTCGTCGAAGAAGGGTCAGCAGAGTGA
- the LOC123529012 gene encoding uncharacterized protein LOC123529012 isoform X1, whose translation MFNNSDIVSVALESPGTFLAVPLQMEDTEEPEEAEVAEVAEATLDTENNQVKFKKTGKDGNAATGKEACLNCAKLEEKLRRIQEDSSRLLNDTIRSYAKTTEELKSKIRSLVAHNEHVEELYTQTKQRSDAITATMADVFESKGELENVNDEFSNTKLAKRFEGIYNYSWTSLTEWFDDNIAELDELNRIKHLTALMKKAYEICASIADNEIRVFLVIKEWEPIPSSRDDPLLYKVRRCHGQTERKRDIVKKNVWQMLRKEHSVKQLLRGEQNGNCSTGIAKLEDFFNEFVDTCWLIAISHPKLLLNFDVLGKMYEGSIKDRFRRYSCQDTVKDMSKVKDTILEVVWPCVELEDGSGIHAKGDIIVVEEGSAE comes from the exons ATGTTTAATAATAGTGACATAGTCAGTGTAGCTTTGGAGAGCCCGGGTACTTTTTTAGCCGTCCCTTTACAAATGGAGGATACAG AAGAACCAGAGGAAGCTGAAGTAGCAGAAGTAGCAGAAGCAACTCTCGATACTGAAAACAatcaagtcaaattcaagaaaacTGGAAAAGATGGGAACGC AGCGACTGGGAAAGAGGCATGCTTGAACTGTGCTAAATTGGAG GAAAAACTACGAAGAATCCAAGAAGACAGTAGTCGACTTCTTAATGACACAATACGTTCTTACGCCAAAACTACTGAAGAACTTAAGAGCAAAATCAGATCACTTGTTGCACACAATGAACATGTTGAGGAACTTTACACACAGACAAAGCAGAG GTCAGATGCTATAACTGCGACAATGGCTGATGTGTTTGAAAGTAAAGGAGAACTGGAAAATGTCAACGATGAGTTTTCTAACACTAAACTGGCAAAGAGATTTGAAGGAATCTACAATTATTCATGGACATCGCTTACAGAGTGGTTTGATGATAATATTGCCGAGTTAGACGAGCTAAATAGAATTAAGCATCTAACGGCGCTAATGAAG AAAGCTTATGAAATATGTGCAAGCATAGCTGACAACGAAATTCGAGTGTTTTTGGTAATCAAAGAATGGGAACCAATTCCTTCTTCACGTGAC GATCCGTTACTATATAAAGTAAGAAGATGTCATGGACAAACGGAGAGAAAAAGGGATATTGTTAAAAAG AATGTATGGCAAATGCTTCGAAAGGAACATAGCGTGAAGCAGTTGCTTCGTGGGGAGCAAAATGGAAATTGTTCGACGGGTATCGCCAAATTAGAAGACTTTTTTAACGAATTCGTCGACACTTGTTGGCTTATAGCAATTTCACATCCAAAACTCCTTCTAAACTTTGACGTATTGGGAAAGATGTATGAAGGAAGTATAAAGGATCGGTTTAGACGATATTCTTGTCAAGATACTGTGAAagatatgtcaaaggtcaaggatacTATATTAGAAGTCGTGTGGCCTTGTGTTGAACTTGAAGACGGGTCCGGGATACATGCCAAAGGAGATATAATTGTCGTCGAAGAAGGGTCAGCAGAGTGA